Proteins encoded in a region of the Hemiscyllium ocellatum isolate sHemOce1 chromosome 10, sHemOce1.pat.X.cur, whole genome shotgun sequence genome:
- the chgb gene encoding secretogranin-1, whose protein sequence is MARGTSEPRRQVSRESVAVARSLPVERGTQKDELVTRCIIEALSTALSKANAPPVSSECRTVLDSGKHEAARKKNTEENQHYEDERHVQESEKHHYEDEGNQEAEGRHGGEQFEVDDRDKDESEEQKHFKQANDEERNSEDDSRGVEDFKPVKSPYEVKGHRNHHTGQEYHSYEERRYADDQSADDEEEKHRKRRHSDEDSGQEQNSPPNIDDSELASHGFHEKWPHGYDKGSEESPEEDKAIGLGGQSDKRHSTAERDSDREMDGSEEDLLNDQDKRNGNYGHQEAESEESEENDNERREKFLNGHIYYHKRNSYSHSDEYRKSPQQDEKNADKSEETSKELEHIKSIHNYLKGSNIQEAYEKGKHHYEDIADGHMRSNSEESVEEEPYHGKRTHSEEKVQSSEKKHHSREEEKRHYDGNKRHSEEEKLGEDAENEHHGQEKRHYSEEEKRHIHNEKWVQTDEGVKEKFANDELDEETERNTKHLPRMQQVWWQKQHSMEDRTPDSEEKMKPREKSYSYPQYEGYDGKLEKRHEKRYEDEDQGQEVEDSEGLASRQHFAHDLQEKMMHDRMDKLAQYLKAKKKSFEVPELYDFEENEKQHHEDRKRNVNHRTLTKEEEKELENLAAMDLELEKMAEKLHGSQRN, encoded by the exons ATGGCCAGAGGCACATCAGAACCGAGAAGACAGGTTTCccgagagagtgtgg CAGTGGCCAGATCATTGCCGGTGGAGAGAGGCACACAGAAGGATGAATTG GTGACACGCTGCATAATCGAAGCACTTTCCACGGCTCTTTCCAAAGCTAACGCCCCTCCGGTGAGCTCAGAGTGCAGGACCGTCCTCGACA GTGGGAAACATGAAGCAGCAAGAAAGAAAAACACTGAAGAAAACCAACACTATGAAGATGAGAGACATGTTCAGGAATCTGAAAAACATCACTACGAAGATGAGGGAAACCAGGAAGCAGAGGGGAGACATGGAGGAGAGCAGTTTGAAGTAGACGATCGAGATAAAGATGAAAGTGAGGAACAAAAGCATTTCAAGCAAGCCAATGATGAAGAAAGAAACAGTGAAGATGACAGCAGGGGAGTGGAAGACTTCAAACCAGTCAAAAGCCCCTATGAAGTGAAAGGTCACAGAAATCACCATACTGGCCAAGAGTACCATAGCTATGAAGAAAGAAGATATGCAGATGATCAAAGTGCAGACGATGAAGAAGAAAAACACAGGAAACGAAGACACAGTGATGAGGATAGTGGGCAAGAACAAAATAGTCCACCAAATATAGATGATTCTGAACTTGCAAGCCATGGATTCCATGAGAAATGGCCTCATGGATATGACAAAGGAAGTGAGGAGTCACCTGAGGAAGATAAGGCAATTGGTTTAGGTGGACAGTCAGACAAAAGACATAGTACTGCAGAAAGGGACAGTGACCGAGAGATGGATGGGTCTGAGGAAGATCTCCTCAATGATCAAGATAAAAGAAATGGCAACTATGGACATCAGGAAGCTGAGTCAGAAGAGTCAGAAGAGAATGATAATGAAAGAAGAGAAAAATTTCTTAATGGTCACATTTATTACCACAAAAGAAACAGCTACAGTCATTCTGATGAGTATAGGAAGAGTCCCCAGCAAGATGAGAAGAATGCTGATAAATCTGAAGAAACCAGTAAAGAACTGGAACACATCAAGAGCATTCACAATTACCTGAAGGGGAGTAACATCCAGGAAGCATATGAGAAAGGCAAGCATCATTATGAGGATATAGCAGATGGACACATGAGGAGTAACTCGGAAGAATCAGTGGAGGAAGAACCATACCATGGCAAAAGAACCCATAGTGAAGAAAAAGTACAGTCCAGTGAAAAGAAGCATCATAGCAGAGAGGAGGAAAAGAGACATTATGATGGGAATAAGAGACATAGTGAAGAGGAAAAGCTGGGGGAGGATGCAGAAAACGAGCATCACGGTCAGGAAAAGAGACATTATAGTGAAGAAGAAAAGAGGCATATTCATAATGAAAAGTGGGTCCAAACTGATGAAGGTGTGAAAGAGAAGTTTGCCAACGATGAACTtgatgaagaaacagagagaaataCAAAACACTTGCCAAGAATGCAGCAGGTTTGGTGGCAGAAGCAGCATAGCATGGAGGACAGAACCCCTGACAGTGAAGAAAAAATGAAGCCCAGGGAGAAGAGCTACTCCTATCCACAATATGAAGGTTATGATGGTAAACTGGAAAAGAGGCATGAGAAACGATATGAGGATGAAGACCAGGGGCAGGAAGTGGAAGATAGTGAAGGGCTTGCCTCAAGACAACATTTTGCCCATGATTTGCAAGAGAAAATGATGCATGATAGAATGGACAAACTGGCACAGTATTTGAAAGCTAAGAAAAAATCATTTGAAGTCCCAGAACTTTATGATTTTGAAGAAAATGAAAAGCAACACCATGAAGACAGAAAAAGGAATGTGAACCATAGAACTCTGACCAAAGAAGAG GAGAAGGAACTGGAGAATTTGGCAGCTATGGACTTGGAACTGGagaaaatggcagagaagctaCATGGAAGTCAAAGAAATTAA